The Salvia splendens isolate huo1 unplaced genomic scaffold, SspV2 ctg756, whole genome shotgun sequence genome has a window encoding:
- the LOC121791258 gene encoding G-type lectin S-receptor-like serine/threonine-protein kinase CES101, which produces MLAVVVLIMRNRKVKREEELHELLTMEGYTGSYELDNNGHQLKLFTYSSVISATDNFSSNNKLGEGGFGPVYKGRTGEGQDIAVKLLSRKSGQGLLEFKNELILISELQHVNLVKLVGFCIHKDDKMIIYDYMPNKSLDCFLFGPSGREAVRLGETVQQSSRDCSRASLSS; this is translated from the exons ATGTTGGCAGTTGTTGTTTTGATCATGCGAAATCGTAAGG TGAAAAGGGAGGAAGAATTACATGAACTCCTGACAATGGAGGGATACACAGGAAGTTACGAGCTCGATAACAATGGTCACCAACTTAAGCTTTTCACTTACTCATCCGTCATCTCTGCCACAGACAACTTCTCCTCCAACAACAAACTGGGAGAGGGTGGTTTTGGCCCTGTTTATAAG GGTAGAACAGGAGAAGGCCAAGACATAGCAGTGAAGCTTCTTTCGCGAAAGTCGGGACAAGGCTTGCTTGAGTTCAAAAATGAGCTCATACTCATCTCTGAGCTGCAGCATGTCAACCTTGTCAAGCTTGTAGGATTTTGCATTCACAAAGATGACAAAATGATTATATATGACTACATGCCTAACAAAAGTTTGGATTGCTTTCTCTTCG GTCCATCCGGGAGGGAGGCAGTTAGATTGGGAGAAACGGTTCAACAATCATCGAGGGACTGCTCAAGGGCTTCTTTATCTTCATAA
- the LOC121791259 gene encoding uncharacterized protein LOC121791259 produces the protein MLQGALQGFFLSSFMSMCIFGAALLHAMGYSCFQTKNILFLWLTYFMVPIASLPLVHPLQLAMKLDAEKMQLLGFILSTLASGFGFYYKGAMWTKGNLFFFAAVQGSATGFLHAFGRVLWLDCSPAGKEGAFSVWFSWARALGACAGFAVATSIPGNVGRAVWSIVLCRACRDGYSDIRKYQQLQRSESSRARHQKWEELPCP, from the exons ATGCTGCAGGGAGCCTTGCAGGGGTTTTTCCTATCATCTTTTATGTCAATGTGCATTTTCGGAGCAGCATTGCTTCATGCCATGGGATACAGTTGCTTCCAAACAAAGAACATATTGTTTCTATGGCTAACATATTTCATGGTTCCTATAGCTTCTCTTCCATTGGTACATCCACTTCAGCTAGCCATGAAATTAGATGCTGAGAAGATGCAGCTTCTTGGCTTCATATTGTCTACTTTGGCATCAGGGTTTGGTTTCTATTATAAAGGAGCCATGTGGACTAAAGGCAATCTGTTTTTCTTCGCAGCTGTACAGGGATCCGCCACAG GTTTCCTGCATGCTTTCGGGAGGGTTCTGTGGTTGGATTGTTCCCCTGCAGGTAAAGAAGGTGCATTTTCTGTGTGGTTTTCATGGGCACGAGCACTGGGAGCTTGTGCAGGATTTGCCGTAGCAACTTCCATACCTGGAAATGTTGGCAGAGCGGTTTGGAGCATCGTTCTGTGCAGGGCTTGTAGGGATGGTTATTCTGATATTCGGAAATATCAGCAGCTTCAAAGGAGCGAAAGCAGCCGGGCACGTCATCAAAAGTGGGAAGAACTCCCCTGCCCCTGA